Within Streptomyces roseirectus, the genomic segment CATGTCGTGAAGGCGGGGGACACGCTCTCCGGGATCGCCGCGAAGTACCGGGTCGCCGGGGGATGGCGGGCGCTGTACGAGGCCAACCGGGACGTCGTCGGGGAGCATCCCGACCGGCTCAACCCCGGTACGTTCCTGGTGCTGCCGGGGGCCGGTGCGCGTGAGCTTCCGCCGGCCGTCTTCGGACCGCCGCTCGGCTGAGGAGGCCGGCTGCCGTCCGAGGGGCGCGGCCCAGGTGCCGGTTCGGTCTCGCTGTGGTTCAAGTGGCTGTCGTGGTGGGCCTGTTGGCTGCAAGATGCCTTCGAACAGGCGTCCATGTCGACTACTTGGTGGTGCATCAGATGGGTCCGCGGAATCGTGCCGGGCGCGTGGTGGGGGCGGGCGCCGTCGCCGTCCTCCTGCTCACGCTCTCCTCCTGCAGCGACGACGACCACGACGACCAGGCCCTCCTCACCCCCACGCCGGTCCCCTCCACGAGTCGCCCCACCGCTCCCGACGACCCCTCCGCCGCCGAGCGCTCCATCCGCGCCAACTGGACCAAGTTCTTCGACCCGAGGACGCCGGCGCACCAGCGGCAGGCGCTGCTGGAGAACGGCAAACTCCTCGCCGGGGTCCTTCAGACGTACGACGCCGGCGCACAGGGCGGCGCGTCCGTCCAGAAGATCGAGTTCGCGTCCGCTGTGCGCGCCGAGGTGACGTACACGCTGTCCGGCTCGCCGAAGGCGGTCACCGGGACGTCCGTCGAGCAGGGCGGGACGTGGAAGGTGTCGGCGGGGACGGTGTGCGCGCTGCCGAGACCGACGTCCGGGGCGAAGGCTTCGGGGGCGCCGGTGTGTTGAGGGGAGCTGGGGCGTGGCGCACGCGTGTGTTCTGTACGCCTCCGGCGCGGGGTGTGCCGTCGTCCTCACCTTCGTTCCGTGTGTTCCGGGTGGTGGAGGTCGAAGGCCGGGGACTCCGAGCGGATGCGGGGGAGGGTGGTGAAGTTGTGGCGTGGGGGCGGGCAGGAGGTGGCCCATTCGAGGGAGCGGCCGTAGCCCCAGGGGTCGTCGGTCTCCACGCGGGTGCCGTACTTGGCCGTTTTCCAGACGTTGTAGAGGAAGGGGAGGGTGGACAGGCCCAGGAGGAACGCGCCGATCGAGGAGACCGTGTTGAGGGCCGTGAAGCCGTCGGCCGCGAGGTAGTCGGCGTAGCGGCGGGGCATGCCCTCGGCGCCCAGCCAGTGCTGGACGAGGAAGGTGGTGTGAAAGCCGGTGAAGAGGGTCCAGAAGTGGACCTTGCCGAGGCGTTCGTCGAGGAGTTTGCCGGTGAACTTGGGCCACCAGAAGTGGAACCCGGCGAAGACGGCGAAGACGACGGTCCCGAAGACGACGTAGTGGAAGTGGGCGACGACGAAGTACGTGTCGGTGACGTGGAAGTCCATCGGCGGTGAGGCGAGGATGACGCCGGTGAGGCCGCCGAAGAGGAACGTCACGAGGAAGCCGGTCGCCCACAGCATCGGCGTCTCGAAGGAGAGCGACCCCTTGAGCATCGTCCCCGTCCAGTTGAAGAACTTCACGCCGGTCGGGACGGCGATGAGGAAGCTCATGAACGAGAAGAACGGCAGCAGGACCGAGCCGGTGGCGAACATGTGGTGGGCCCAGACGACGACGGACAGCCCGGTGATCGCCATCGTCGCGCCGACCAGCGTGAGGTAGCCGAAGATCGGCTTGCGGGAGAAGACGGGGATGATCTCCGAGACGATCCCGAAGAACGGCAGGGCGATGATGTAGACCTCGGGATGCCCGAAGAACCAGAAGAGGTGCTGCCACAGCAGCGCGCCGCCGTTGGCCGCGTCGAAGATGTGCGAGCCGAAGCGCCGGTCGGCTTCGAGGCAGAGCAGCGCCGCCGCGAGCACGGGGAACGCGAGCAGGATCAGGATCGACGTGAACAGCGTGTTCCACGTGAAGATCGGCATCCGGAACATCGTCATGCCGGGTGCCCGCATCCCGATGATCGTCGTGATGAAGTTGACCGCGCCGAGGATCGTCCCGAACCCGGCCAGCGCGAGCCCCATGATCCACAGGTCCGGGCCGACGCCGGGGGAGTGGACCGAGCTGTTGAGCGGCGCGTAGGCGAACCAGCCGAAGGCGGCGGGGCCGTCCGGCACGAACAGCGACGCCATCACGATGAGGCCGCCGAACAGGAACAGCCAGTACGACAACATGTTCAGTCGGGGGAACGCGACGTCGGGGGCGCCGATCTGCAGCGGCATCAGCTCGTTGGCGAACCCGGCGAAGCTGGGTGTCGCGAAGAGCAGCAGCATGATCGTGCCGTGCATCGTGAACAACTGGTTGAACTGGTTGTTGTCCATCAGCTGGAGCCCCGGGCGGGCGAGTTCGGCCCGCATCAGCAGGGCCATCACCCCGCCCGCGAGGAAGAACGCGAACGACGTGATCAGGTACAGGTGGCCGATCTTCTTGTGGTCCGTGGTGGTCAGCCAGTCCACGACCACCCGCCCGCTGCGTACCGGCAGCGCGGTCTCCGTCACGGTCTGAGTCCCCATCGCTGGCCCCTTCGACGCCGGCTCCCTGGACCCCGCCATGATGCGCGCGCGGCGCACGTCGCGACAGGGGGCGGGTGCGTGGGGTGCGCATTTCCCATGCGCCGTCAGATCATGTCGCCCGCACCGGAAGTGGAATGCGCCAGACGGCCGAAAGTGAATCCGGGGCTGCTTTGCGAAGGGATTTCCTGGACTTGATCTCGGGCCGCGTGAATTGCGTTCGAATACGTCCGGAACTCGCCCGGATCCGCTCGTACGTGTGACGTTCCGGGATCGAAACGCGTCACGTGATCCTGTGACTGAAGTGTGACCAGGGGCGGGAACCCGGGGTTCACGCGGGCTGTTCCGGGGCCTAGCGTGGCCGTATGGCACCGAATCCCACTCCCGCCGAGGAGCCCCAGGACAGCCCCGAAGACTACGTCGGACTCGAAGCGGAGGAGGCCGAGCGGCTTGCCCGCGAACGGGGGTGGCCGACCGTCAGGGCACTGCCGCCCGGGGCGATCATCACCATGGAGTACCGCGTCGGCCGGCTC encodes:
- a CDS encoding I78 family peptidase inhibitor, with the translated sequence MAPNPTPAEEPQDSPEDYVGLEAEEAERLARERGWPTVRALPPGAIITMEYRVGRLNFEVREGVVSRAWKG
- the ctaD gene encoding cytochrome c oxidase subunit I → MGTQTVTETALPVRSGRVVVDWLTTTDHKKIGHLYLITSFAFFLAGGVMALLMRAELARPGLQLMDNNQFNQLFTMHGTIMLLLFATPSFAGFANELMPLQIGAPDVAFPRLNMLSYWLFLFGGLIVMASLFVPDGPAAFGWFAYAPLNSSVHSPGVGPDLWIMGLALAGFGTILGAVNFITTIIGMRAPGMTMFRMPIFTWNTLFTSILILLAFPVLAAALLCLEADRRFGSHIFDAANGGALLWQHLFWFFGHPEVYIIALPFFGIVSEIIPVFSRKPIFGYLTLVGATMAITGLSVVVWAHHMFATGSVLLPFFSFMSFLIAVPTGVKFFNWTGTMLKGSLSFETPMLWATGFLVTFLFGGLTGVILASPPMDFHVTDTYFVVAHFHYVVFGTVVFAVFAGFHFWWPKFTGKLLDERLGKVHFWTLFTGFHTTFLVQHWLGAEGMPRRYADYLAADGFTALNTVSSIGAFLLGLSTLPFLYNVWKTAKYGTRVETDDPWGYGRSLEWATSCPPPRHNFTTLPRIRSESPAFDLHHPEHTERR